The following are encoded in a window of Arthrobacter woluwensis genomic DNA:
- the aroQ gene encoding type II 3-dehydroquinate dehydratase: MTESAADTPVRKTILVLNGPNLNLLGTREPEKYGQATLADVEYLCETAAARHGLEIRAFQSNHEGALVDAIHEARHDALGIVINAGAYTHTSVALRDAIAAVALPAVEVHITNVHRREEFRHHSYLSGVCDAVIAGAGVLGYRFAIDYLAERDA; encoded by the coding sequence ATGACCGAATCCGCAGCCGACACCCCTGTCCGCAAGACCATCCTGGTCCTCAACGGCCCCAATCTGAATCTCCTGGGCACCCGCGAACCGGAGAAATACGGGCAGGCCACGCTGGCCGACGTCGAGTACCTGTGCGAGACGGCCGCGGCCCGGCATGGCCTGGAGATCCGGGCGTTCCAGTCGAACCACGAGGGCGCACTGGTCGACGCGATCCACGAGGCCCGGCATGACGCGCTCGGCATCGTGATCAACGCGGGCGCCTACACGCACACGTCCGTCGCGCTGCGGGACGCGATCGCCGCCGTCGCGCTCCCCGCCGTCGAGGTGCACATCACGAACGTCCACCGCCGCGAGGAGTTCCGGCACCACTCGTACCTCTCGGGAGTCTGCGACGCGGTCATCGCCGGGGCCGGCGTGCTGGGCTACCGCTTCGCCATCGACTACCTCGCCGAGCGGGACGCCTGA
- a CDS encoding DeoR/GlpR family DNA-binding transcription regulator yields the protein MLQAARHQAILEMVQKERIVKVSDLADALKVSAMTVRRDIEALSDTGLLERIHGGAKILGDAGTHEPGFELKSTQFTAEKQAIAAVAAGSVSEGMAVGLSAGTTTWALAQELVKGPAITVVTNSIRTAEIFYRSTIVNAKTEVILIGGQRTASDALVGPVATQALKSMNLDVTFLGVHGMDPQAGFSTPNVLEAETDRAFLASSRKLVVVADHSKWGIQGISSIAALEDADELVTDPGLGQKAQAILAESVRRLRIAPLAPAT from the coding sequence ATGCTGCAAGCCGCCCGGCATCAGGCCATCCTGGAGATGGTCCAGAAGGAGCGCATCGTCAAGGTCTCCGATCTCGCCGACGCCCTCAAAGTCTCCGCCATGACCGTCCGGCGCGACATCGAAGCCCTCAGCGACACGGGCCTGCTGGAACGGATCCACGGCGGCGCCAAGATCCTGGGCGACGCCGGAACCCACGAACCCGGCTTCGAGCTGAAGTCCACGCAGTTCACGGCGGAGAAGCAGGCCATCGCCGCCGTGGCCGCCGGATCGGTCTCCGAGGGCATGGCCGTGGGGCTCAGCGCCGGGACCACCACCTGGGCACTCGCTCAGGAACTGGTCAAGGGTCCGGCCATCACGGTGGTCACCAACTCAATCCGGACGGCGGAGATCTTCTACCGCTCCACGATCGTCAACGCGAAGACGGAGGTCATCCTCATCGGCGGCCAGCGGACCGCGTCGGACGCCCTCGTGGGGCCGGTCGCGACGCAGGCCTTGAAGAGCATGAACCTGGACGTCACCTTCCTCGGCGTGCACGGCATGGACCCGCAGGCCGGGTTCAGCACGCCGAACGTCCTGGAGGCCGAGACGGACCGCGCGTTCCTGGCGTCCAGCCGCAAACTCGTCGTGGTAGCCGACCATTCCAAGTGGGGAATCCAGGGCATCAGCAGTATCGCGGCGCTGGAAGACGCGGACGAGCTGGTGACGGACCCTGGGCTGGGTCAGAAGGCTCAGGCGATCCTCGCCGAAAGCGTCCGCCGTCTGCGCATCGCACCCCTCGCGCCGGCCACCTGA
- a CDS encoding Crp/Fnr family transcriptional regulator gives MDIEVLRRAPLFATLDDDAFRLLTDELSEVDLSRGASVFREGDQGDQLYFIVSGKVKLGRTSADGRESLLAILGPGELFGEMALFDPSPRTATATAVSETRLAGLKNESLNALLRTRPEVSAQLLQALARRLRRTNDSLSDLVFSDVPGRVAKALLDLADRFGRPATDGILVAHELTQEELAQLVGASRETVNKALAEFVQRGWLRLEARAVVILDMQRLRQRSR, from the coding sequence ATGGACATCGAGGTACTGCGCCGGGCACCGCTTTTCGCCACATTGGATGACGACGCCTTCCGCCTGCTCACGGATGAGCTGAGCGAGGTGGACCTCTCCCGTGGTGCGTCCGTCTTCCGGGAAGGCGACCAGGGCGATCAGCTCTACTTCATCGTCTCCGGCAAGGTGAAGCTCGGCCGCACGTCCGCGGATGGCCGCGAGTCCCTGCTGGCCATCCTCGGCCCGGGTGAGCTCTTCGGCGAGATGGCCCTGTTCGACCCGAGCCCCCGCACGGCGACCGCCACGGCCGTCTCCGAGACCCGCCTGGCCGGCCTGAAGAACGAGAGCCTGAACGCTCTCCTCCGCACGCGCCCCGAGGTCTCCGCCCAGCTGCTCCAGGCCCTGGCCCGCCGTCTGCGCCGCACCAACGACTCGCTGTCCGACCTGGTGTTCTCCGACGTCCCCGGCCGCGTGGCCAAGGCGCTGCTGGACCTGGCCGACCGCTTCGGCCGTCCGGCGACCGACGGCATCCTGGTGGCTCATGAGCTCACTCAGGAAGAGCTGGCCCAGCTGGTGGGCGCGTCCCGCGAGACCGTGAACAAGGCCCTGGCCGAGTTCGTGCAGCGCGGCTGGCTGCGCCTGGAAGCACGCGCCGTCGTGATCCTGGACATGCAGCGCCTCCGCCAGCGCTCCCGCTGA
- a CDS encoding transglycosylase domain-containing protein translates to MAQAKNPLFDTATVLGKIVAFLGVSALCGVLVAGLLVPAAAVTGSAASGSVQFFEDLPGELTVAPPGQATRVLAADGSQIATIFAENRTRVALKDISPFVKDGIVAIEDNRFYEHGGVDPTGIARALVATAKGGRQGASTITQQYVNNVINESLVAEGRDDEVKLNGTSSKTVGVKLREMKLAIALEKKMTKDQILEGYLNIVFFNANAYGIEAAARYFFSTSAKDLTLPQAAMLAGVVNNPSAYDPVTNPENAKMRRDLVLDAMLKNGKITQKQHDDAVKTPVTTKITRPRQGCQYSTTAPYFCDYVQHLILNNPAYGDTQQDRLKLLQRGGLTIKTTLDPRLQKPAQEQVDSTAGNVNAEQWGASLITVQPGTGKIVAMAQNSRKVENQGSPIVTDYNYNVDRIDANGSPLGGMDGFQPGSTMKPVTLSAWLTEGKRTDDYVDATRTVYPADFPWKTTCTPVEGSYDPATGELPLQNSEGNLYERMTVRKGITLSVNTATFASAAALDDFCDIQRMADALQLHTTQGSAKTPQKLDLHFLGNLLGSTQVAPLTMANAFATFANNGSFCEPIAIDSVVDAQGKKYPGQTSSCKEVIKPDVAKTVTNVLQDVMNKGSGLLIPEKVPAPIAGKTGTNNTNSQTWVVAYTKGLATASYFGKVFGKAATEWGQNVKVNDVPYARIDGSDIAGPQMARYMQKVVGFYDTGEFDPAPDSLLGSSYVAPPVQPVTPPSNTPEDQKPTDTKPTGGNTGGGNNGGGNNNGGGNNKPNPKKTP, encoded by the coding sequence ATGGCTCAAGCGAAGAATCCGCTATTCGACACTGCCACGGTCTTGGGGAAGATCGTGGCATTTCTGGGCGTCAGTGCTCTCTGCGGGGTCCTGGTGGCGGGACTCCTGGTCCCTGCCGCCGCGGTGACCGGCAGTGCGGCGAGTGGCTCCGTCCAGTTCTTTGAGGACCTTCCCGGGGAACTGACGGTCGCTCCTCCGGGGCAGGCGACCCGCGTCCTGGCGGCCGACGGCTCCCAGATCGCGACGATCTTCGCTGAGAACCGAACGCGTGTGGCGCTCAAGGACATCTCCCCGTTCGTCAAGGACGGCATCGTCGCCATCGAGGACAACCGCTTCTACGAGCACGGCGGCGTGGACCCCACCGGCATCGCGCGTGCCCTGGTCGCCACGGCCAAGGGCGGACGCCAGGGTGCGTCCACCATCACGCAGCAGTACGTGAACAACGTCATCAACGAGTCCCTTGTCGCCGAGGGCCGCGATGACGAGGTCAAGCTCAACGGAACGTCGAGCAAGACCGTCGGCGTGAAGCTGCGCGAGATGAAGCTCGCCATCGCACTCGAGAAGAAGATGACCAAGGACCAGATCCTTGAGGGCTATCTCAACATCGTCTTCTTCAACGCCAACGCCTACGGCATCGAAGCCGCGGCACGGTACTTCTTCTCCACGTCCGCCAAGGATCTGACGCTGCCGCAGGCGGCCATGCTCGCCGGCGTCGTCAACAACCCCTCCGCCTACGATCCGGTGACCAACCCGGAGAACGCCAAGATGCGCCGCGATCTGGTCCTGGACGCCATGCTGAAGAACGGGAAGATCACTCAGAAGCAGCACGACGACGCGGTCAAGACCCCGGTGACCACGAAGATCACCCGTCCCCGGCAGGGCTGCCAGTACTCCACGACTGCGCCGTACTTCTGTGACTATGTCCAGCACCTGATCCTCAACAACCCGGCCTACGGCGACACGCAGCAGGACCGTCTCAAGCTGCTCCAGCGTGGCGGCCTCACCATCAAGACCACCCTGGACCCGCGGCTCCAGAAGCCGGCCCAGGAGCAGGTCGATTCGACTGCGGGCAACGTCAACGCCGAGCAGTGGGGCGCGTCCCTCATCACGGTGCAGCCGGGTACGGGCAAGATCGTGGCCATGGCTCAGAACTCCCGCAAGGTGGAGAACCAGGGCTCTCCGATCGTGACGGACTACAACTACAACGTGGACCGGATCGATGCCAACGGCAGTCCTCTGGGCGGCATGGACGGGTTCCAGCCGGGCTCGACCATGAAGCCGGTGACCCTCAGCGCCTGGCTGACCGAAGGCAAGCGCACGGACGATTACGTCGACGCCACCCGGACCGTGTATCCCGCGGACTTCCCGTGGAAGACCACCTGCACCCCGGTGGAGGGATCGTACGACCCTGCGACCGGCGAACTGCCCCTGCAGAACTCCGAAGGTAACCTGTACGAGCGAATGACCGTCCGCAAGGGCATCACTCTCTCCGTCAACACGGCGACGTTTGCTTCGGCCGCGGCGCTGGACGACTTCTGCGACATCCAGCGGATGGCCGATGCCCTCCAGCTCCACACCACTCAGGGCAGCGCCAAGACCCCGCAGAAGCTGGACCTCCACTTCCTGGGCAACCTGCTGGGCAGTACCCAGGTGGCGCCGCTGACCATGGCCAATGCCTTCGCGACCTTCGCCAACAATGGATCGTTCTGCGAACCGATCGCCATCGACTCCGTGGTGGATGCCCAGGGCAAGAAGTACCCCGGACAGACCTCCAGCTGCAAGGAGGTGATCAAGCCGGATGTGGCCAAGACCGTGACCAATGTTCTCCAGGACGTCATGAACAAGGGCTCTGGCCTGCTGATCCCGGAGAAGGTCCCTGCTCCTATCGCGGGCAAGACCGGCACCAACAACACGAACTCCCAGACCTGGGTGGTCGCGTACACGAAGGGTCTCGCCACGGCGTCCTACTTCGGCAAGGTCTTCGGAAAGGCTGCGACCGAATGGGGGCAGAACGTCAAGGTCAACGATGTGCCTTACGCGCGCATCGACGGCTCTGACATTGCCGGACCGCAGATGGCCCGGTACATGCAGAAGGTCGTCGGCTTCTACGACACGGGCGAATTCGACCCGGCGCCCGACTCCCTGCTCGGCAGTTCCTATGTCGCGCCGCCCGTGCAGCCGGTGACCCCGCCGTCGAACACGCCTGAAGACCAGAAGCCCACCGACACCAAGCCGACCGGCGGCAACACCGGTGGCGGTAACAACGGTGGTGGTAACAACAACGGCGGCGGCAACAACAAGCCCAACCCTAAGAAGACGCCGTGA
- a CDS encoding ABC transporter ATP-binding protein, with protein MAQTQTTFFHSLRRLYPHLKPIMPRLVMGLLSALGASLVALAIPQVLRSLINDSLHPGGRPSEVWIAVAAVLGLGVLEAGLIALRRQFVINPATTVENGLRVSLYRHLQDLAVDFHDRWGSGQLLSRAMADLNFLRRWMAFGAIMLVVTSLTVVIGVGIMFSMSWQLALVFLAAAIPIVATGTRFRRNFLRVARRSQDQAGDLATAVEESVHGIRVLKAFGRGREALENFNSQAEELRQTEILKARQLAFFSLVSTLLPELALGVGLVLGIALTADGQLSIGALVAFFATAAVVAGPVEAVGMLLSMALTAKSAIDRHFEVMDSPVTIADPAAPHRPAEIDGAVRFEGVRFAFADSLEANPDDPQYLLEDVTLDLAPGETMALVGVTGSGKSALLQLVPRLYEVTDGRITIDGQDLREFSLTELRSIVSVAFEDTTLFSSSIRDNVLLGAPADVTSSEERATAALTEALDVAQASFAYALPDGVDTRIGEEGLSLSGGQRQRIALARAIAARPKVLVLDDPLSALDVATEELVEARLREVLRDTTTLIVAHRPSTVALADRVALLQDGRIAAVGTHSELLATNEHYRYVIASLDPDPVDLDSELEDELEDAEFDKEVNA; from the coding sequence ATGGCGCAGACTCAGACCACGTTCTTCCACTCACTCAGACGCCTTTACCCTCATCTGAAGCCGATCATGCCGCGGCTCGTGATGGGTCTTCTCTCCGCGCTCGGCGCCAGCCTGGTCGCCCTGGCGATCCCCCAGGTCCTCCGCAGCCTCATCAACGACTCGCTGCACCCGGGTGGTCGGCCCTCCGAGGTGTGGATCGCCGTCGCTGCCGTCCTGGGGCTCGGCGTCCTGGAAGCCGGGCTGATCGCCCTGCGCCGCCAGTTCGTCATCAACCCGGCCACGACCGTGGAGAACGGCCTGCGCGTCTCGCTGTACCGGCACCTGCAGGACCTCGCCGTCGACTTCCATGACCGCTGGGGCTCCGGTCAGCTCCTCTCGCGCGCCATGGCGGACCTCAACTTCCTCCGGCGCTGGATGGCGTTCGGCGCGATCATGCTGGTGGTCACGTCGCTCACGGTCGTCATCGGCGTGGGCATCATGTTCAGCATGAGCTGGCAGCTGGCGCTCGTCTTCCTGGCCGCCGCCATCCCGATCGTCGCCACCGGCACCCGGTTCCGCCGCAACTTCCTGCGCGTCGCCCGTCGCAGCCAGGACCAGGCCGGTGACCTGGCCACCGCCGTCGAGGAGTCCGTTCACGGCATCCGCGTGCTCAAGGCCTTCGGCCGCGGCCGCGAAGCCCTCGAGAACTTCAACTCCCAGGCCGAGGAGCTCCGGCAGACCGAGATCCTCAAAGCCCGCCAGCTGGCCTTCTTCTCGCTCGTGTCCACGCTCCTGCCGGAACTGGCTCTCGGCGTCGGGCTGGTGCTCGGCATCGCCCTAACGGCGGACGGACAGCTCAGCATCGGCGCGCTCGTGGCCTTCTTCGCGACGGCGGCCGTGGTCGCGGGCCCGGTCGAAGCTGTCGGCATGCTGCTCTCCATGGCGCTGACCGCGAAGTCCGCCATCGACCGCCACTTCGAGGTCATGGACAGCCCGGTCACCATCGCGGATCCCGCCGCTCCGCACCGGCCGGCCGAGATCGACGGCGCGGTCCGCTTCGAGGGTGTCCGCTTCGCCTTCGCGGACAGCCTGGAGGCGAACCCTGACGACCCGCAGTACCTGCTCGAGGACGTGACCCTGGACCTCGCCCCCGGCGAGACCATGGCCCTCGTGGGCGTGACCGGCTCCGGCAAGTCCGCGCTCCTGCAATTGGTGCCGCGGCTCTACGAGGTCACGGACGGCAGGATCACCATCGACGGCCAGGACCTGCGCGAGTTCAGCCTGACCGAACTGCGCAGCATCGTCTCCGTCGCTTTCGAGGACACCACGCTCTTCTCCAGCTCCATCCGGGACAACGTGCTGCTGGGCGCGCCGGCCGACGTGACCTCCTCCGAGGAGCGCGCGACGGCGGCGCTCACCGAGGCGCTCGACGTCGCGCAGGCATCGTTCGCATACGCCCTGCCGGACGGCGTGGACACCCGCATCGGCGAGGAGGGGCTGAGCCTGTCCGGCGGCCAGCGGCAGCGCATCGCCCTGGCCCGCGCGATCGCGGCCCGGCCGAAGGTCCTGGTGCTGGACGACCCGCTGTCCGCCCTCGACGTCGCGACCGAGGAACTCGTGGAGGCGCGGCTCCGGGAGGTCCTGCGGGACACCACGACGCTGATCGTCGCCCACCGCCCGTCCACCGTGGCCCTGGCCGACCGCGTGGCCCTGCTGCAGGACGGCCGGATCGCCGCCGTCGGGACGCACAGCGAGCTGCTCGCGACGAACGAGCACTACCGCTACGTCATCGCAAGCCTCGACCCGGATCCCGTCGATCTGGACAGCGAGCTCGAAGACGAGCTGGAGGACGCGGAGTTCGACAAGGAGGTGAACGCATGA
- a CDS encoding metallophosphoesterase gives MGDPLTRQLNAATSLAGRVRETGRGLAAGAVKTAVLAGVAGAAGLAYGSWEKNQFGVRHEELAILPEGAEPFRILHLSDIHFIPGQRKKAEWLRSLDELNPDLVVNTGDNLSHRDAIDPLLDALKPLLNRPGVFVPGSNDYFAPRLKSPLAYFAGPSRQRKEPVALDWPRLRAGFGMSGWVDLTNRNQSLVFNRMRFDFSGMDDPHIERERFTGWPQGIAAGAAPSLRVGVVHAPYQRALDTLTEAGAELILSGHTHGGQVCIPGYGALVSNCDLPTWRARGLHDWESKGHTTPVNVSAGIGTSRFAPYRIACRPEAVMLELTAREG, from the coding sequence ATGGGTGACCCGCTGACAAGGCAGCTGAACGCTGCCACGTCGCTCGCAGGCCGCGTCCGGGAAACCGGGCGCGGCCTCGCCGCAGGCGCTGTGAAGACGGCCGTGCTAGCCGGCGTCGCGGGCGCTGCGGGCCTGGCGTACGGTTCTTGGGAGAAGAATCAGTTCGGCGTCCGCCACGAGGAACTGGCCATCCTTCCCGAGGGCGCCGAGCCGTTCCGGATCCTGCACCTGAGCGACATCCACTTCATCCCGGGGCAGCGCAAGAAGGCCGAGTGGCTGCGCTCCCTCGACGAGCTCAACCCCGACCTGGTGGTCAACACCGGCGATAACCTGAGCCACCGTGATGCCATCGACCCGCTGCTGGATGCTCTGAAACCACTTCTGAACAGGCCCGGCGTGTTCGTTCCCGGCTCCAACGACTACTTCGCCCCGCGGCTGAAGAGTCCCCTGGCCTACTTCGCGGGCCCGTCCCGCCAGCGCAAGGAACCGGTCGCGCTCGACTGGCCGCGCCTGCGCGCCGGGTTCGGCATGTCCGGATGGGTCGATCTGACCAACCGCAACCAGTCCCTGGTGTTCAACCGGATGCGCTTCGACTTCTCCGGCATGGACGATCCGCACATCGAGCGTGAGCGGTTCACCGGCTGGCCGCAGGGCATCGCCGCCGGGGCGGCTCCGTCGCTGCGCGTCGGCGTCGTACACGCACCGTATCAGCGGGCCCTGGACACGCTCACCGAGGCCGGGGCCGAGCTGATCCTCTCCGGCCACACGCACGGCGGTCAGGTCTGCATCCCCGGCTACGGTGCGCTCGTGTCCAATTGCGATCTGCCCACCTGGCGGGCCCGCGGCCTGCACGACTGGGAGAGCAAGGGGCACACGACGCCGGTCAACGTCTCCGCAGGGATCGGCACCTCCCGCTTCGCGCCCTACCGCATCGCCTGTCGCCCTGAAGCCGTGATGCTGGAGCTGACGGCACGGGAAGGCTGA
- a CDS encoding MarP family serine protease, with translation MFGLTVLDLVLLVTLISYAIYGFRNGFLVTVGGIVGFALGAVAAFFAMPLVSSLVSDAKWRLTAVVVTAVVLVVLGNSLGASVGHRIRSARAVRSLRGLDRLAGAAASVVMTALVMSLLSFGLNSMGVPVISQQVASSRVIRFIDGATPAPVQGAMAQLRSSLMGEGIPKIIDGAAPLLTGPAPVGSADTPELKNAAQSVLKITGTAFQCGQNQTGTGFVVSSERVVTNAHVVAGVSEPVVESPDGSALAARVVYFDPQRDLAVLAVNGLTAHPLPLRENLPTGSEAAFEGYPHGGPFQAKPARVQGISQVEIPDIYGKNHVMGDVYQIAGDVQPGNSGGPLLSPDGHVAGVVFAKASTSSGVGFAITMDGLKPVAARASTLDVPVSPGQCTTK, from the coding sequence GTGTTCGGGTTGACCGTACTGGACCTGGTCCTGCTGGTGACGCTGATCTCCTACGCCATCTATGGCTTCCGGAACGGCTTCCTGGTCACCGTTGGCGGGATCGTCGGCTTCGCGCTCGGCGCGGTGGCGGCGTTCTTCGCCATGCCGCTGGTCAGCTCCCTCGTGAGCGATGCGAAGTGGCGTCTGACGGCGGTGGTGGTGACCGCCGTCGTGCTCGTCGTCCTCGGCAACAGCCTGGGCGCCTCGGTGGGGCACCGGATCCGCTCGGCCCGCGCCGTCCGCTCCCTGCGGGGGCTGGACCGGCTCGCGGGCGCCGCGGCCAGCGTGGTGATGACCGCGCTGGTCATGTCGCTGCTCTCCTTCGGACTGAATTCAATGGGCGTCCCGGTCATCTCGCAGCAGGTGGCGAGCTCGCGGGTCATCCGGTTCATCGACGGGGCCACCCCCGCCCCGGTGCAGGGCGCCATGGCCCAGCTGCGGTCGAGCCTCATGGGCGAGGGGATCCCTAAGATCATCGACGGCGCCGCGCCGCTCCTGACCGGACCCGCTCCGGTGGGGTCCGCGGACACGCCGGAACTGAAGAACGCCGCCCAGTCCGTCCTCAAGATCACCGGCACGGCATTCCAGTGCGGGCAGAACCAGACGGGCACCGGATTCGTGGTGTCCTCCGAGCGTGTCGTGACGAACGCGCACGTGGTGGCCGGTGTGAGCGAACCCGTGGTCGAGTCCCCGGACGGATCGGCGCTTGCGGCTCGTGTGGTGTACTTCGATCCGCAGCGCGACCTCGCGGTGCTGGCCGTCAATGGCCTGACCGCGCACCCGCTGCCGCTGCGGGAGAACCTGCCGACCGGCAGCGAGGCCGCCTTCGAGGGGTACCCGCACGGCGGACCCTTCCAGGCCAAGCCGGCCCGGGTGCAGGGCATCTCCCAGGTCGAGATCCCGGACATCTACGGCAAGAACCACGTCATGGGGGACGTCTACCAGATCGCGGGGGACGTCCAGCCGGGCAACTCCGGCGGCCCGCTCCTGAGCCCCGACGGCCACGTGGCCGGGGTGGTCTTCGCCAAGGCCAGCACGAGCAGCGGGGTCGGCTTCGCCATCACCATGGACGGCCTCAAGCCGGTGGCGGCCCGTGCCTCGACCCTGGATGTTCCGGTCTCCCCGGGCCAGTGCACCACCAAATAG
- a CDS encoding NUDIX hydrolase: MPQAAKRLFELPVQFENAARSWLEHGERTPAAPRYASSVVLIKDTPDGMSTWLAYRSGSSPLGVVSFPGGSVEEHDDDPMPWIGPSPAQWADALGIEDPALARRHVVAAIRELFEETGVLLAGPDASSTVAVTNPQEWMAAREAVAAQDKTLADVLDRRGLSLRTDLLKPLVNWLSPDFAHRRFNTRYFAATLPLGQEPRLLESKGVWGRWVCAPRLLGDRTGTSLGDEIAQENTRGRTLGQLMVPGTEIILEKLGTAKGCVAYLSHKRKTHVYQPTLVEVDGDLKLEVVPPSPPATTALPVVPPSS, encoded by the coding sequence GTGCCCCAAGCAGCAAAGCGGCTCTTCGAGCTGCCCGTCCAGTTCGAGAACGCCGCACGCAGCTGGCTCGAACACGGGGAGCGCACACCCGCGGCTCCCCGCTATGCCTCCAGCGTCGTCCTGATCAAGGACACGCCGGACGGCATGTCCACCTGGCTCGCCTACCGGAGCGGCTCCTCGCCGCTCGGTGTCGTCTCCTTCCCGGGCGGCTCCGTCGAAGAGCACGACGACGACCCCATGCCCTGGATCGGCCCGTCACCGGCGCAGTGGGCCGACGCCCTCGGCATTGAGGACCCGGCGCTGGCCCGCCGTCACGTCGTGGCGGCCATCCGGGAACTGTTCGAGGAGACCGGCGTGCTGCTGGCCGGACCCGACGCGAGCAGCACGGTCGCGGTGACCAATCCGCAGGAATGGATGGCGGCGCGGGAAGCCGTGGCCGCGCAGGACAAGACCCTCGCGGACGTCCTGGACCGCCGCGGACTCTCGCTCCGCACGGACCTCCTGAAGCCGCTGGTCAATTGGCTCAGCCCGGACTTCGCCCACCGGCGGTTCAACACCCGCTACTTCGCGGCGACGCTTCCCCTGGGCCAGGAGCCACGGCTGCTCGAGAGCAAGGGGGTCTGGGGCCGCTGGGTCTGCGCCCCCAGGCTCCTGGGCGACCGCACCGGAACCTCGCTGGGTGACGAGATCGCCCAGGAGAACACCCGAGGCCGGACGCTGGGGCAGCTCATGGTGCCGGGCACGGAGATCATCCTGGAGAAGCTCGGCACGGCCAAGGGCTGCGTGGCGTACCTGAGCCACAAGCGCAAGACGCATGTCTACCAGCCCACGCTCGTCGAGGTGGACGGCGACCTCAAGCTCGAGGTCGTGCCGCCCAGCCCACCGGCGACGACCGCGCTTCCCGTGGTCCCGCCGTCGTCCTGA
- a CDS encoding NUDIX hydrolase, translated as MTLLDSALHAVSSWKPLSPAEEAEQAEFLVALDQGADVLSRRPLPSHLTASAFILDAAQEHVLLVFHGKGRFWVQPGGHLESDDAGILEAALREATEETGLRPEQLSGLRVVDLDHHQLSGAFGHCRSHLDVGVAMITDGTPQPTVSDESEDVRWFPVGDLPADAVHGFGSRLAEVLDRLRQI; from the coding sequence GTGACTCTCCTCGACTCCGCGCTGCACGCCGTCTCCTCCTGGAAGCCCCTCTCACCCGCCGAGGAAGCGGAACAGGCCGAATTCCTGGTGGCCCTCGATCAGGGCGCCGACGTGCTGTCCCGTCGCCCTCTGCCGTCGCACCTGACGGCCAGCGCCTTCATCCTCGACGCCGCACAGGAACACGTGCTGCTCGTGTTCCACGGCAAGGGCAGGTTCTGGGTTCAGCCCGGCGGGCATCTGGAAAGTGACGACGCCGGCATCCTGGAGGCCGCGCTCCGGGAAGCCACGGAAGAGACCGGGCTCCGTCCGGAGCAGCTGAGCGGGCTCCGCGTCGTGGATCTGGATCATCATCAGTTGTCGGGCGCCTTCGGGCACTGCCGCTCCCACTTGGACGTCGGCGTCGCGATGATCACGGACGGGACGCCGCAGCCGACCGTCAGCGACGAGTCCGAGGACGTGCGGTGGTTCCCGGTCGGGGATCTTCCGGCGGATGCCGTGCACGGTTTCGGCTCACGGCTCGCAGAGGTGCTGGACCGCCTGCGTCAGATCTGA
- a CDS encoding DUF4177 domain-containing protein, protein MSKWEYATVPLIIHATKQILDTWGDDGWELVQVVPGPDGNGLVAYLKREKA, encoded by the coding sequence ATGAGCAAATGGGAGTACGCGACCGTACCACTGATCATCCACGCCACGAAGCAGATCCTGGACACCTGGGGCGACGACGGCTGGGAACTCGTCCAGGTGGTCCCCGGACCCGACGGCAACGGCCTGGTCGCCTATCTGAAAAGGGAGAAGGCCTGA
- a CDS encoding RidA family protein — translation MSSHVNAENSAIEARLAELGLSLPEVAAPVAAYVPAMVSGTHVYTAGQLPFIEGKLPVTGKVSAEGVEGTVSPERAKELAATSIVNALAAVKSVIGNLDRVTRIVKVVGFVASTPDFTGQPAVINGASELLGEIFGEKGQHARSAVGVAVLPLDAPVEVELIAEFA, via the coding sequence ATGTCTTCCCACGTCAACGCCGAAAACAGTGCCATTGAGGCCCGTCTGGCGGAGCTCGGACTGAGCCTTCCGGAGGTCGCCGCGCCGGTGGCGGCCTATGTGCCGGCCATGGTCAGTGGCACCCACGTCTACACCGCGGGTCAGCTCCCCTTTATTGAGGGCAAACTCCCAGTGACCGGCAAGGTCTCCGCGGAGGGCGTCGAGGGCACGGTGAGCCCCGAACGCGCCAAGGAACTCGCGGCCACGAGCATCGTCAACGCCCTCGCCGCCGTCAAGAGCGTCATCGGCAACCTGGACCGGGTCACCCGGATCGTGAAGGTCGTCGGTTTCGTGGCGTCCACGCCCGATTTCACCGGCCAGCCCGCCGTCATCAACGGCGCGTCCGAGCTCCTGGGCGAGATCTTCGGTGAGAAGGGGCAGCACGCCCGTTCCGCCGTCGGCGTCGCGGTCCTGCCGCTCGACGCTCCCGTCGAGGTCGAACTCATCGCCGAGTTCGCCTGA